One Glutamicibacter mishrai genomic window carries:
- a CDS encoding DUF3107 domain-containing protein, whose translation MEIRIGIQNVAREVVLESELSNAEVNDLVSKAIADGTSLALKDPKGREVLIPSAGIAYVEIGPEEVRRVGFAQ comes from the coding sequence ATGGAAATCCGGATTGGCATTCAGAATGTAGCCCGCGAAGTTGTACTTGAATCCGAGCTCAGCAACGCAGAAGTCAACGATCTGGTTTCAAAGGCTATTGCCGATGGAACGAGCCTGGCACTCAAGGACCCTAAGGGCCGCGAAGTATTGATTCCATCTGCTGGCATCGCATACGTCGAGATCGGCCCGGAAGAGGTCCGCCGCGTAGGCTTCGCGCAGTAG
- a CDS encoding TetR/AcrR family transcriptional regulator, whose amino-acid sequence MTELENIKGARSQRMPREARRRQLLQAAHQVFVAHGYHGASMDEIAEVALVSKPVLYQHFPGKRELYLALLDSHLADFSRQLDEAIDSTTDNRQRVFATINTYYSYIKGESQAYRLIFESDVLADALIAGRIERFNNALAQSIARVVVEDTELSEAEGLLAGRALAGLSQVSARYWASTDEAVDQATAVDLISRLAWRGISQFPKEN is encoded by the coding sequence ATGACGGAACTTGAAAATATCAAAGGTGCCCGCTCGCAGCGGATGCCTCGAGAGGCTCGACGCCGTCAACTCCTGCAAGCGGCACACCAGGTTTTTGTAGCCCATGGCTACCACGGCGCTTCCATGGATGAAATCGCTGAAGTGGCCTTGGTTTCCAAACCGGTGTTGTACCAGCACTTCCCCGGCAAGCGCGAACTCTACCTCGCATTGCTCGACTCGCATCTTGCAGACTTCAGCCGGCAGCTTGATGAAGCCATTGACTCGACCACGGATAACCGCCAGCGGGTCTTCGCCACCATCAACACCTATTACAGCTACATCAAGGGCGAGTCCCAGGCCTATCGCCTGATTTTTGAATCAGACGTGCTTGCGGACGCTTTAATTGCCGGACGCATCGAGCGGTTCAACAACGCCTTGGCGCAATCCATTGCCCGGGTTGTTGTCGAGGACACCGAATTGAGCGAAGCCGAAGGCCTTCTGGCTGGTCGCGCGTTGGCTGGCCTCAGCCAGGTTTCTGCACGGTATTGGGCCTCCACAGACGAAGCGGTGGACCAAGCTACGGCCGTGGATCTGATTTCCCGTTTAGCTTGGCGCGGAATTTCGCAGTTCCCCAAGGAAAACTAG
- a CDS encoding PHP domain-containing protein — MRIDLHTHSNVSDGTETPSELIRSAAAAGLDIVALTDHDQTTGWASAAAMAQEVGIGFVPGMEITCQDPQGISVHLLSYLHDPNYQPLLDELDLALNARIIRAQRIVERLAEDYPINWDLVRDHCQPGSTVGRPHIADALVTAGIVANRNEAFANVLSYRSRYYVAHPAVDPAKAVQLVREAGGVPVFAHPKASKRGRVVADATFHDMIDAGLGGVEVHHRDNTEEGKRWLLELAAQNNLIVTGSSDYHGTGKLNRLGENLTEPEMLQRIIQEGTGSQALV; from the coding sequence ATGCGAATTGACCTGCACACCCACTCCAATGTGTCTGACGGAACGGAAACTCCTTCCGAACTGATACGCTCCGCGGCCGCTGCGGGCCTGGACATCGTGGCGCTGACTGACCACGACCAGACCACCGGCTGGGCATCGGCGGCAGCGATGGCACAGGAAGTGGGCATCGGGTTTGTTCCTGGCATGGAAATCACCTGCCAAGATCCGCAAGGCATCAGCGTCCACCTGCTCAGCTACCTTCACGACCCCAACTACCAGCCGCTGCTCGATGAACTTGATCTCGCGCTGAACGCCCGCATCATTCGCGCCCAGCGCATCGTTGAACGCCTGGCCGAGGACTACCCGATCAATTGGGATCTCGTGCGGGACCACTGCCAACCGGGATCAACCGTGGGCCGTCCCCACATTGCGGACGCACTGGTGACCGCGGGCATAGTGGCCAACCGCAATGAAGCGTTTGCCAACGTGCTTTCCTACCGTTCGCGCTACTACGTCGCGCATCCGGCAGTGGACCCGGCCAAAGCCGTGCAATTGGTTCGTGAAGCCGGGGGAGTACCGGTCTTTGCCCACCCGAAAGCGTCCAAGCGCGGTCGAGTAGTTGCCGACGCGACCTTCCACGACATGATTGACGCGGGGCTTGGCGGGGTTGAAGTCCACCACCGGGATAATACCGAAGAAGGCAAGCGCTGGCTGTTGGAGCTTGCGGCCCAAAACAACCTAATCGTCACCGGTTCCTCTGATTATCACGGGACCGGAAAACTGAACCGGCTCGGTGAGAATCTCACCGAGCCGGAAATGCTGCAACGTATTATTCAGGAAGGTACCGGTTCTCAGGCCTTGGTATAG
- a CDS encoding RNB domain-containing ribonuclease codes for MSDRRIRSPRPVPASDLAQLLLGLETEFDVPAPFDEATLAAAESAVANLAMPAEDATAIPFFTIDPEGATDLDQAMYLEKTDDGYIVNYAIADVPAFVELGSTLDQVARDRGQTFYLPHRKITLHPPLISEDQGSLLPDQIRPAFHWKIHLDQQGALGPVELQRVQIKSRAQLDYAGAQQQLDNGSANEQLALLAEIGALRIEQEKLRGGASLNLPDQEIKEDGDGYQLVSRVPLPLEDHNAQISLLTGIAAARLMLDSGVGILRTMPQPEEKSLQEFRMQTQLLGHAWGEEISYGQYLHSLDVSDPQQLVIMHRAASLFRGADYHVINGQPEEELVQAALAAPYAHTTAPLRRLVDRFVLLTCHLLTTGESIPEELKAALEELPGLMRESSTAANRVNRASLDLMEAFVLQKRVGEEFQAIILQAQDNGEGKDSDGQLQLVDLPVTASFTGAAEPGTLATVKLVHADPQQRQINFEIVAQNS; via the coding sequence GTGAGTGATCGACGAATCCGTAGCCCCCGCCCCGTACCCGCCAGCGACCTCGCCCAGCTGCTGCTGGGACTTGAAACCGAGTTCGATGTGCCTGCGCCTTTCGATGAAGCGACACTGGCGGCCGCCGAGAGCGCAGTAGCGAACCTGGCAATGCCTGCCGAGGATGCCACAGCCATCCCGTTCTTCACCATTGACCCAGAAGGCGCCACCGATCTGGATCAGGCGATGTACCTGGAAAAAACCGATGACGGCTATATCGTCAATTACGCCATCGCCGATGTGCCCGCCTTCGTCGAACTCGGCAGCACCCTGGACCAGGTAGCCCGGGACCGTGGCCAGACTTTTTATCTCCCGCATCGCAAGATCACGTTGCACCCTCCGTTGATCTCCGAGGACCAAGGTTCCTTGCTGCCGGACCAGATCCGCCCTGCATTCCACTGGAAGATCCACCTCGATCAACAGGGTGCCTTGGGCCCAGTGGAACTGCAACGCGTGCAGATAAAGTCCCGCGCCCAACTGGACTATGCCGGGGCCCAACAACAACTTGATAATGGCTCAGCCAATGAACAACTCGCGCTCCTGGCCGAAATCGGCGCGTTGCGCATCGAGCAGGAAAAGCTGCGCGGCGGGGCCTCGCTGAATCTTCCGGACCAGGAAATCAAGGAAGACGGCGACGGCTACCAGCTCGTAAGCCGGGTCCCTCTTCCCCTGGAAGATCACAACGCCCAGATCTCCCTGCTCACCGGGATTGCCGCAGCCCGGCTCATGCTTGATTCCGGGGTAGGAATCCTGCGGACCATGCCGCAACCCGAAGAGAAGAGCCTGCAAGAATTCCGCATGCAAACCCAGCTTTTAGGACACGCTTGGGGCGAAGAAATCAGCTACGGCCAGTATCTGCATTCACTCGATGTCAGCGACCCCCAGCAGCTGGTCATCATGCATCGAGCGGCATCCTTGTTCCGCGGTGCCGATTACCACGTGATCAATGGGCAACCGGAAGAAGAACTCGTCCAGGCAGCACTGGCCGCGCCCTACGCCCACACCACAGCCCCGCTGCGCCGGCTGGTGGACCGGTTCGTGCTGCTGACCTGCCATTTGCTCACCACCGGGGAAAGCATTCCAGAAGAACTCAAGGCCGCGCTCGAAGAATTGCCGGGCCTGATGCGCGAGAGTTCCACTGCCGCGAACCGGGTCAACCGCGCTTCCCTGGATCTGATGGAAGCCTTTGTCCTGCAGAAACGCGTCGGTGAAGAATTCCAAGCGATCATCCTCCAGGCCCAGGACAATGGCGAAGGCAAGGACTCTGACGGGCAGCTCCAGCTGGTGGATCTTCCGGTCACCGCAAGCTTCACGGGAGCGGCTGAACCCGGCACCTTGGCCACGGTGAAGCTCGTTCACGCCGATCCTCAGCAGCGTCAGATTAATTTTGAAATCGTGGCCCAAAACTCCTAA
- a CDS encoding glutamyl-tRNA reductase: MVFLSLVASHSQLDLETVAQISASADGLAAASVNGSAAINGAVVLATCNRFEVYADVEQVDDAAEHLVSTLAQSTDLSPDFLARRLTTLEGEPVIEHLFSVGAGLDSAVVGEREIAGQVRRALTQAQQEKTTTSNLTRLFQNATRAAKEVGSNTDLGLQGKSVVSVALDLAEELMAGDRDWSEQDVVLFGTGSYAGATMALLKERGVKRISVYSHSGRAADFTAKRGGFPLSEELLPQALREADVIVGCSGGGHQLSRAELEELRVKNHPLIAIDMALTHDFDPTLVELPDAELITLESVRMAAPTEQAMAVHAAGRIVKKATAEFAAAQREREADFAIVALRQHTKTVLDAEIAKVRAQHGCSAAAEEVELAMRRMVRQLLHVPTVRARELAGEGRTDEYVAALETLYGLEISEPGGKEAEVQPVAENSSTPVASCPVTAESKTA, encoded by the coding sequence GTGGTTTTCTTATCTCTTGTCGCTTCGCATTCGCAGCTCGATCTTGAGACCGTCGCGCAAATCAGCGCCTCGGCCGACGGGCTGGCAGCTGCCTCCGTTAACGGCTCGGCGGCCATCAATGGTGCCGTCGTCCTTGCCACCTGCAACCGTTTCGAGGTGTACGCGGATGTAGAACAAGTTGATGACGCCGCCGAGCACCTGGTCAGCACGCTGGCACAGTCCACCGATCTCTCCCCCGATTTCCTGGCCCGCCGCCTGACCACTCTTGAAGGCGAGCCGGTCATCGAGCACCTCTTCTCGGTAGGTGCCGGCTTGGATTCGGCCGTAGTGGGCGAACGCGAAATCGCCGGACAGGTCCGCCGCGCACTGACCCAGGCCCAGCAGGAGAAAACCACTACCAGCAACCTCACCCGGCTGTTCCAGAACGCCACCCGAGCCGCCAAGGAAGTTGGCTCGAATACCGATCTGGGTTTGCAGGGCAAGTCCGTGGTATCCGTGGCGCTTGACCTGGCTGAAGAGCTGATGGCCGGAGACCGTGATTGGTCGGAGCAGGATGTAGTCCTCTTTGGTACCGGATCCTACGCGGGCGCCACCATGGCTCTGCTCAAGGAACGCGGCGTCAAGCGCATTTCGGTCTACTCTCATTCGGGTCGCGCAGCGGACTTCACTGCCAAGCGCGGCGGTTTCCCGCTCTCCGAAGAACTGCTGCCGCAAGCGTTGCGCGAAGCAGATGTCATTGTCGGTTGCTCCGGTGGCGGACACCAGCTCTCGCGTGCCGAGCTTGAAGAGCTGCGCGTCAAGAACCACCCGTTGATTGCCATCGACATGGCGTTGACCCACGATTTTGATCCGACCCTGGTTGAATTGCCGGACGCCGAATTGATCACCCTCGAATCGGTCCGCATGGCCGCCCCTACCGAGCAGGCCATGGCAGTTCACGCCGCCGGCCGCATCGTGAAGAAGGCCACCGCGGAATTCGCCGCTGCCCAGCGTGAGCGCGAAGCCGATTTCGCGATTGTTGCCCTGCGCCAGCACACCAAAACCGTGCTCGACGCGGAGATCGCCAAGGTGCGCGCGCAACACGGTTGCTCCGCGGCGGCTGAAGAAGTCGAGCTGGCCATGCGCCGCATGGTCCGCCAGCTCCTGCACGTCCCTACCGTCCGCGCCCGCGAATTGGCTGGCGAAGGCCGCACCGATGAGTACGTCGCAGCCCTGGAAACCCTGTATGGCTTGGAAATCTCCGAGCCAGGCGGCAAAGAGGCAGAGGTACAGCCCGTTGCCGAAAATTCCAGCACGCCAGTGGCCAGCTGCCCGGTGACCGCTGAATCAAAAACCGCGTAG
- a CDS encoding DEAD/DEAH box helicase gives MSDTTLTAEAVEPQDNTNAAEPEQQSFAELNVREDIVASLSEAGILYPFPIQALTLPVALGGNDIIGQAKTGTGKTLGFGIPALQRVIRKGDKGFEDLEFPGAPQALIVAPTRELAIQVGADLAQASKHSNISITTIYGGRPYEEQIAALKAGTDVIVGTPGRLIDLNRQRVLNLKQVRTVVLDEADEMLDLGFLPDVERILAALPPVRQAMLFSATMPGAVITMARRYMTRPTHIRAQDPGDDDSLTKRNIRQLVYRAHNMDKDEMVARLLQAEGRGKTIIFTQTKRSAAKLSDELVDRGFNAGSLHGDLGQGAREQALKAFRAGKVDILVATDVAARGIDVDDVTHVVNLQCPDDENTYLHRVGRTGRAGNTGTAVTFVDWDSVPRWSLINKALGLNVPEPVETYSSSPHFFTDLDIPKGTKGRLPRAKKANAAEGEGSDASENTPRTPRRRSNSRSRTRTVNGQRTEKRAAQGEGTEQEGSRHGHSKGKQDRPARENERHRETHQHGTEGDENSQAPAQARRRRPRRRTRSTDEGGQD, from the coding sequence GTGAGTGACACGACTTTGACGGCAGAGGCCGTCGAACCACAAGACAACACAAATGCCGCTGAGCCGGAACAGCAAAGCTTTGCTGAACTGAACGTGCGAGAAGACATCGTGGCTTCGCTTTCCGAAGCCGGAATCCTGTATCCCTTCCCTATCCAGGCGCTCACCTTGCCGGTGGCCTTGGGCGGCAACGACATCATCGGCCAGGCGAAGACCGGTACCGGCAAGACCCTGGGCTTCGGCATTCCGGCCCTGCAGCGTGTAATCCGCAAGGGCGACAAGGGCTTCGAGGATCTCGAATTCCCGGGCGCGCCACAGGCCCTGATTGTCGCTCCAACTCGCGAATTGGCCATCCAGGTCGGCGCCGATCTGGCCCAGGCTTCCAAGCACTCGAACATTTCGATCACCACCATCTACGGCGGCCGCCCGTATGAGGAGCAGATCGCTGCTCTGAAGGCCGGAACCGACGTAATTGTCGGTACCCCAGGTCGCCTGATCGACCTGAACCGCCAGCGTGTGCTGAACCTGAAGCAGGTGCGCACCGTGGTGCTGGACGAGGCTGACGAAATGCTAGACCTGGGCTTCCTGCCTGACGTCGAGCGCATCCTCGCGGCTCTGCCACCGGTACGTCAGGCCATGCTCTTCTCCGCCACGATGCCAGGCGCCGTGATTACCATGGCCCGCCGCTACATGACCCGCCCGACCCACATTCGCGCACAGGATCCGGGCGATGACGACTCGCTGACCAAGCGCAACATCCGCCAGCTGGTCTACCGCGCGCACAACATGGACAAGGACGAGATGGTTGCTCGCCTGCTGCAGGCCGAAGGCCGCGGCAAGACCATCATCTTCACCCAGACCAAGCGTTCGGCAGCCAAGCTGTCCGACGAGCTGGTGGACCGCGGCTTTAACGCCGGCTCACTGCACGGCGATCTGGGCCAGGGAGCCCGTGAACAGGCTTTGAAGGCCTTCCGCGCCGGCAAGGTCGACATCCTGGTGGCCACCGACGTGGCCGCCCGCGGTATTGACGTGGACGACGTGACGCACGTCGTGAACCTGCAGTGCCCGGATGATGAGAACACCTACCTGCACCGTGTTGGCCGCACCGGCCGTGCTGGCAATACCGGCACCGCGGTGACCTTCGTAGACTGGGATTCGGTGCCTCGCTGGTCGCTGATCAACAAGGCACTTGGCTTGAATGTGCCAGAGCCGGTAGAGACCTACTCCTCCTCGCCGCACTTCTTCACTGACCTTGATATCCCGAAGGGAACCAAGGGACGCCTGCCACGTGCCAAGAAGGCCAACGCCGCTGAGGGCGAAGGTTCGGACGCCTCGGAGAACACGCCACGCACCCCACGCCGTCGCAGCAACTCCCGCTCGCGCACCCGCACCGTCAATGGCCAGCGCACCGAAAAGCGCGCCGCCCAGGGCGAGGGCACCGAGCAGGAGGGTTCGCGCCACGGACACTCGAAGGGCAAGCAGGATCGGCCAGCCCGCGAGAACGAACGCCACCGCGAGACCCACCAACATGGCACCGAAGGCGACGAGAACTCGCAGGCTCCAGCGCAGGCACGTCGTCGCCGTCCGCGCCGTCGTACCCGCAGCACCGATGAAGGCGGACAGGACTAG
- the hemE gene encoding uroporphyrinogen decarboxylase — protein MTLSQNHPMLDGRTQDSALIQALTGKTPSHHPVWFMRQAGRSLPEYMKLREGVSMLDSCLDPAMASEITLQPVRRHKVDAAIFFSDIVIPLRLAGIGVDIVPGVGPVLDTPIRTAQQVAELPELTDESLEPIREAVKLTVAELGKTPLIGFAGAPFTVAAYMVEGKPSRDHLGPRTMMHGDPDVWDGLMKWAAKASGLFLRAQVQAGASAAQLFDSWAGSLSLPDYEKYVAPYSSLALDHVRDLGVPMIHFGTGTGELLTAMRDVGVDTVGVDYRIPLQTAIGRLGQEVSVQGNIDPALLTAPWEVLEAHVREVVEAGKQARGHVVNLGHGVPPTTDPTVLTKVVELIHSL, from the coding sequence ATGACCCTGTCGCAGAACCATCCGATGCTTGATGGACGTACCCAAGATTCCGCTTTGATCCAGGCACTGACCGGCAAAACGCCGTCGCATCACCCCGTGTGGTTCATGCGCCAGGCCGGCCGCTCGCTGCCTGAATACATGAAGCTGCGCGAGGGCGTGAGCATGCTGGATTCCTGCCTGGATCCTGCCATGGCCAGCGAGATCACCTTGCAGCCGGTACGCCGCCACAAGGTGGATGCGGCAATCTTCTTCTCCGACATCGTGATCCCACTGCGCCTGGCTGGCATCGGCGTTGACATTGTCCCGGGCGTCGGCCCGGTGCTTGATACCCCTATCCGCACCGCTCAGCAGGTGGCCGAGCTGCCAGAACTCACCGACGAGTCACTGGAGCCGATCCGCGAAGCAGTGAAGCTCACCGTGGCCGAACTGGGCAAGACCCCGTTGATCGGTTTCGCCGGGGCGCCATTCACCGTGGCCGCCTACATGGTCGAGGGCAAGCCAAGCCGCGACCACCTGGGCCCGCGCACCATGATGCACGGTGATCCTGATGTCTGGGATGGGCTGATGAAGTGGGCCGCCAAGGCCTCGGGCCTTTTCCTGCGTGCGCAGGTTCAAGCCGGCGCTTCGGCCGCGCAGCTCTTCGACTCCTGGGCTGGCTCGCTGTCGCTGCCGGACTACGAGAAGTATGTGGCCCCTTACTCCTCCCTGGCCCTTGACCACGTGCGCGATCTGGGCGTGCCGATGATCCACTTCGGCACCGGCACCGGCGAGCTGCTCACCGCCATGCGTGATGTGGGCGTGGACACCGTGGGCGTGGACTACCGTATTCCGCTGCAGACCGCGATCGGCCGCCTGGGCCAAGAGGTCTCCGTGCAGGGCAATATCGACCCTGCTCTGCTCACCGCCCCATGGGAGGTGCTCGAAGCCCACGTGCGTGAAGTAGTCGAGGCAGGCAAGCAGGCGCGCGGGCACGTGGTGAACCTGGGCCATGGCGTGCCGCCGACCACCGACCCGACGGTGCTGACCAAAGTGGTCGAGCTCATTCACTCGCTGTAA
- the hemG gene encoding protoporphyrinogen oxidase — protein MSKESTPATAARRDKTAQAPAHALRLLEKVRKASEARHAKAAASETDKAPAPHAVVVGGGIAGLVAARDLRQSGHEVTVLEAGENFGGCVRTTEVAGLDIDAGAESFAVRQGTVANYLDELDLAGQIAKTSGKSAWMIQADDQQILAHPMPATALMGIPADVRTDEVRNIIGRAATVRAAADLITPMSKKWATEKLSIAEAVRTRMGQAVLDQLVAPVVNGVYSTDPAKISIDAAAPGLRQAMQETGSLAKAVAQLQASAPAGSRVGGLNGGMYTMVQALVQQLEADGAALVRNSPVTAISYDAAAVMPYALASLGEEIRADRVVIATPAAPALELINPLLGDEKKIGAEQPANSIALAILVVDKPELDDAPRGSGVLVSKQAPLTAKALTHSTAKWSWLADEAGPGTHVLRLSFGRIGEHEPVVESGDDEQLIDVAIKDASKILGVQLHRDDVLGSAVSRFSDMVPLQGDAALERRKQLETALAPFDGLAVVGAWISGTGLARVIGQARRAVAISAR, from the coding sequence GTGAGCAAGGAATCAACGCCCGCAACAGCTGCGCGTCGGGACAAAACTGCACAAGCGCCCGCCCATGCCTTGCGTTTGCTCGAAAAAGTGCGCAAAGCCAGCGAAGCCCGACATGCCAAGGCCGCGGCCAGCGAGACGGATAAGGCCCCGGCACCGCATGCGGTGGTAGTCGGCGGCGGCATCGCCGGGCTGGTCGCCGCCCGAGACCTGCGCCAGAGCGGCCACGAAGTCACCGTCCTGGAAGCCGGCGAGAACTTCGGCGGGTGCGTGCGCACCACCGAGGTCGCCGGGCTGGACATCGATGCCGGGGCCGAATCCTTCGCCGTGCGCCAGGGAACGGTCGCCAACTATCTGGACGAGCTGGACCTTGCAGGCCAGATCGCCAAGACCTCGGGGAAATCGGCGTGGATGATCCAGGCCGATGACCAGCAGATCCTCGCCCATCCGATGCCGGCCACCGCCTTGATGGGCATCCCCGCCGATGTCCGCACCGACGAGGTCCGCAATATCATCGGCCGGGCCGCCACGGTGCGCGCCGCCGCGGACCTGATTACCCCGATGAGCAAGAAGTGGGCCACCGAAAAGCTGTCCATCGCCGAAGCGGTCCGCACGCGCATGGGCCAGGCGGTCCTGGACCAGCTGGTCGCCCCGGTGGTCAACGGGGTCTACTCCACCGATCCAGCCAAGATTTCCATCGACGCCGCTGCTCCCGGGCTGCGCCAGGCGATGCAGGAGACCGGTTCGCTGGCCAAGGCCGTGGCCCAGTTGCAGGCCTCCGCGCCGGCCGGCTCGCGGGTTGGCGGGCTCAATGGCGGCATGTACACCATGGTCCAGGCCCTGGTGCAGCAGCTGGAAGCCGACGGGGCCGCGCTGGTGCGCAACTCGCCGGTCACCGCGATCAGCTATGACGCCGCTGCGGTTATGCCATATGCCCTGGCCAGCCTCGGCGAAGAGATCCGCGCCGACCGCGTGGTCATCGCCACCCCGGCAGCCCCGGCCTTGGAATTGATCAACCCGTTGCTGGGCGATGAGAAGAAGATCGGCGCCGAGCAGCCGGCAAACTCCATTGCCTTGGCCATCCTGGTGGTGGACAAGCCGGAGCTGGATGATGCGCCGAGGGGTTCGGGCGTGCTGGTTTCCAAGCAGGCGCCGTTGACCGCCAAGGCGTTGACCCACTCCACCGCGAAGTGGTCTTGGCTGGCCGATGAGGCTGGACCCGGAACCCACGTGCTGCGCCTTTCCTTCGGACGCATCGGCGAGCATGAGCCCGTGGTGGAATCCGGGGATGACGAGCAGCTGATCGATGTGGCGATCAAAGACGCTTCAAAGATTCTCGGTGTTCAATTGCATCGGGATGATGTCCTGGGCAGTGCCGTCTCGCGGTTCAGCGATATGGTGCCGCTGCAAGGCGACGCAGCCTTGGAACGCCGGAAGCAGCTGGAGACGGCGCTGGCGCCATTTGACGGGCTGGCCGTGGTTGGCGCCTGGATTTCAGGCACCGGCCTGGCCAGGGTGATCGGCCAGGCGCGCCGTGCCGTGGCTATCAGCGCCCGCTAG
- a CDS encoding DNA-methyltransferase, with product MPETGPTHAPACAGPASANTVYHGDNLSVLSSLPEQSFTLIYVDPPFNTGRKQTRAQRTMVRAAEGEGDRTGFQGRAYNTELGTARSYHDTFDDYLSFIEPRLREAHRLLTEDGTLYVHLDYREVHYVKVLLDEIFGRDCFLNELIWAYDYGARAKNRWPAKHDTILVYVKNPKHYHFDSSAVDREPYMAPGLVTPEKRALGKLPTDVWWHTIVSPTGKEKTGYPTQKPEGILRRIITASSRPGDWVLDFFAGSGTTGAVAAKLDRQFVLVDQNPEAIDVMRSRLPESTAYTKA from the coding sequence ATACCTGAAACCGGACCTACTCATGCCCCGGCATGTGCAGGTCCGGCCTCAGCCAATACCGTGTACCACGGGGATAACCTCAGCGTCCTCTCCTCCTTGCCGGAGCAGAGCTTCACGCTGATCTATGTGGATCCGCCATTTAATACCGGACGGAAGCAGACCCGTGCACAGCGCACCATGGTGCGGGCGGCCGAGGGAGAAGGCGACCGCACGGGTTTCCAGGGACGCGCCTACAACACCGAGCTCGGCACGGCGCGTTCCTACCACGACACCTTTGATGATTACCTCAGCTTCATCGAGCCTCGGCTCCGTGAAGCGCACCGGCTGCTGACCGAAGATGGCACCTTGTACGTGCACCTCGATTACCGGGAAGTGCACTACGTCAAGGTGCTGCTCGACGAGATCTTCGGGCGCGATTGCTTCCTGAACGAATTGATTTGGGCTTACGACTACGGAGCCCGGGCCAAGAACCGGTGGCCGGCAAAGCACGACACCATCTTGGTTTATGTGAAGAATCCGAAGCATTACCACTTTGATTCTTCAGCGGTGGACCGCGAACCTTATATGGCTCCAGGCTTGGTCACTCCGGAGAAGCGTGCGCTGGGCAAGCTTCCCACCGACGTGTGGTGGCATACCATCGTTTCGCCCACCGGCAAGGAAAAGACCGGGTACCCCACGCAGAAACCCGAAGGGATCCTGCGCCGAATCATCACCGCGTCTTCACGTCCCGGCGACTGGGTGCTGGACTTCTTTGCAGGCTCCGGAACCACCGGTGCCGTGGCAGCCAAACTGGACCGCCAATTTGTCCTCGTGGATCAGAATCCTGAAGCTATTGACGTGATGCGTTCACGACTGCCAGAGTCCACGGCCTATACCAAGGCCTGA